Proteins from one Mugil cephalus isolate CIBA_MC_2020 chromosome 15, CIBA_Mcephalus_1.1, whole genome shotgun sequence genomic window:
- the clip2 gene encoding CAP-Gly domain-containing linker protein 2 isoform X3, with protein MNMLKSSGLKIPGRGPKHSSPVGRTSVGGTSSPIAPKDSTPLKPTTPTKISEEGDDVLGDYTVGEQVWVNGVKLGVIAYLGETQFAPGQWAGVILNDLVGKNDGSVGGVRYFECQPLQGIFTRPSKLTRQPVGEGSDSHSTDSAQTQNQQGGSGAPTGQRVVVTLREGLLNSAVKTGNESGSNMSDSGSVKKGGDKDLRVGDRVLVGGSKMGVIRYMGETDFAKGEWCGVELDEPLGKNDGAVAGTRYFQCLPKFGLFAPIHKVIRIGFPSTSPAKAKKSKRMAMGVSSLAHSPSSSSISSVSSVASSVGGRPSRAGLLTETSSRYARKISGTTALQEALKEKQQHIEQLLAERDLERAEMAKATSHICEVEKELSVLKAQHVQYVTENESAVQQVKAMLASTQKDKLELANQLEEEKRKVEDLQFRVEEESITKGDLETQTKLEHAHIRRLEQSLRLEKSRAEVLQKELEKRRQTTVEEQSRIMQLEEELTLRRAEIEDLRAKLRGTDATLQQGNETDAAPGTETQPETLLLREQLLSAGRERYKESSELKEKYESALAASQQEVDSLKVVVDKQNLEITEMKQKVQQATKENMEMMDTWKVKFDSLVSDHQKSLEGLKASLCGDRATPEGQEQDAQELRATLESLKMEHQLEVENLKAKHKIEAAILTKEREDLCTRLQEAKDQLAEGSQTWRAEVEAKSSKHALEEATGKLQKAEQRLAEMERHHTEQDKSAEELRGRLELSEKKMTDYQALQKAQAESQEEIQKLEEKLRVTANQLQAIQADRYMSRDANVIEDNEISDEKMKLKQNIEETMEKLLKREKEVSTLTSQVEALKSQLGALEGKVRSGEKRAEALAKEKMRVEAELETMTKKSHDASGQLVSISQDLLKKERSLNELRVLLLESHRHSRDMEKDLNREVHKAEWKVKEQKLQDDIKTLREKLLLLGRERSSPDHRRYSMLDPSTLDTEVARLRQRLLSTEEALRNALEHNQQVDQLVQAMRRHPEKSPVHGANSANGIHHQESGSTRDVGTTLI; from the exons gcaCTCCACTGAAGCCCACCACACCGACTAAAATCTCTGAAGAAGGCGATGACGTTTTGGGGGATTACACCGTTGGTGAACAGGTCTGGGTCAACGGCGTCAAACTAGGGGTCATCGCCTACCTTGGGGAGACCCAGTTTGCCCCTGGACAGTGGGCGGGCGTGATACTGAATGACCTAGTTGGCAAAAACGATGGTTCAGTGGGTGGCGTGCGCTACTTCGAGTGCCAGCCCCTCCAGGGCATCTTCACGCGCCCCTCAAAGCTCACCCGGCAGCCGGTCGGAGAGGGGAGCGACAGCCACTCCACCGACTCGGCCCAGACTCAGAACCAGCAGGGCGGCAGCGGCGCCCCCACTGGCCAGCGGGTAGTGGTGACCCTTAGAGAGGGCTTGCTCAACAGTGCCGTGAAAACGGGAAATGAGTCGGGGTCCAACATGTCTGACAGCGGTTCAGTTAAAAAAGGTGGAGATAAAGATCTGCGGGTTGGAGATCGAGTTTTG GTTGGAGGCTCTAAGATGGGGGTCATACGTTACATGGGAGAGACGGACTTCGCCAAGGGTGAATGGTGCGGGGTCGAGCTAGACGAGCCCCTGGGGAAGAACGACGGCGCAGTAGCCGGCACGAG ATACTTTCAGTGTCTTCCCAAGTTCGGCCTGTTCGCCCCCATCCACAAGGTGATCCGCATCGGCTTCCCCTCCACCAGCCCGGCCAAGGCTAAGAAGAGCAAGCGGATGGCCATGGGAGTGTCCTCTCTGGCCCACAGCCccagcagctcctccatcagTTCAGTCAGCTCGGTGGCCTCCTCTGTGGGTGGACGCCCGAGCCGAGCTGGACTG CTGACGGAGACCTCGTCGCGCTACGCCCGTAAGATCTCGGGCACCACGGCGCTGCAGGAGGCCCtcaaggagaagcagcagcacatcGAGCAGCTTCTGGCCGAGAGGGACCTGGAACGAGCCGAGATGGCCAAAGCCACCAGCCACATCTGCgaggtggagaaggagctgaGCGTCCTCAAAGCGCAGCACGTGCAG TATGTGACGGAGAATGAGAGCGCCGTCCAGCAGGTAAAAGCCATGCTGGCCAGCACCCAGAAGGACAAACTGGAGCTGGCCAATCAGCTCGAAGAAGAGAAAAG GAAAGTGGAGGACCTCCAGttcagagtggaggaggagtcCATCACTAAAGGAGACCTGGAG ACTCAGACGAAATTGGAACATGCCCATATTCGTCGGCTCGAGCAGAGCCTGCGCCTCGAAAAGTCGAGAGCGGAGGTGCTCCAGAAAGAATTAGAGAAGcggagg CAAACCACGGTTGAAGAGCAGAGTCGGATcatgcagctggaggaggagctcacGCTCCGGAGAGCCGAGATCGAGGATCTGCGGGCGAAACTCAGAGGGACTGACGCAACCCTGCAGCAAGGCAACGAGACAGACGCCGCCCCGGGAACAGAGACGCAGCCAGAGACTCTCCTGCTGCGCGAGCAGTTGCTGTCGGCGGGCCGCGAGCGCTACAAGGAGAGCAGCGAGCTCAAAGAGAAGTACGAGAGTGCGTTAGCAGCAAGCCAGCAGGAGGTCGACTCGCTGAAGGTGGTCGTGGATAAACAGAATCTGGAGATCACTGAGATGAAACAGAAAGTCCAACAGGCCACCAAGGAAAACATGGAAATGATGGACACCTGGAAG GTTAAATTTGACTCTTTAGTGAGTGACCACCAGAAATCTCTGGAGGGTCTGAAGGCGTCGTTGTGCGGCGATCGTGCTACTCCCGAAGGCCAAGAGCAGGACGCCCAGGAGCTGAGAGCCACTCTGGAGAGTCTGAAGATGGAGCACCAGCTGGAGGTGGAGAACCTCAAAGCCAAACACAAGATTGAAGCCGCCATTCTGACCAAGGAGCGCGAGGACCTCTGCACTCGCCTCCAGGAGGCCAAAGACCAGCTGGCCGAGGGCAGCCAGACGTGGAGGGCCGAGGTGGAGGCCAAAAGCAGCAAGCATGCCCTGGAGGAGGCCACGGGCAAGCTGCAGAAGGCCGAGCAGAGGCTGGCGGAGATGGAGAGGCATCACACGGAGCAGGACAAAAGCGCCGAGGAGCTGAGAGGGAGACTGGAGCTGTCGGAGAAGAAGATGACCGACTACCAGGCCCTGCAGAAAGCTCAGGCGGAGAGCCAAGAGGAGATccagaagctggaggagaagctgagggTGACGGCGAACCAGCTGCAGGCCATCCAGGCAGACCGCTACATGTCCCGCGACGCGAAT GTGATAGAAGACAATGAAATTTCAGACGAGAAGATGAAGCTAAAACAGAATATTGAAG AAACGATGGAGAAGCTgttgaaaagggaaaaggaggtCTCGACTCTCACTTCCCAGGTTGAAGCCCTCAAATCGCAGTTGGGAG CTCTGGAGGGCAAAGTCCGCTCAGGGGAAAAGAGGGCTGAGGCCCTGGCTAAGGAGAAGATGCGCGTGGAGGCGGAGCTGGAGACCATGACCAAGAAGTCCCATGATGCCTCTGGGCAGCTGGTCAGCATCAGCCAGGACCTGCTGAAGAAAGAGAG GAGCCTTAATGAATTGAGGGTGTTACTCCTGGAATCTCATCGCCATTCTCGGGACATGGAGAAGGACCTGAACCGGGAGGTGCACAAAGCTGAGTGGAAGGTCAAGGAGCAGAAACTTCAGGACGACATCAAGACCCTGCGAGAGAAGCTGCTCCTGCTG GGCCGGGAGCGCTCGTCACCCGACCACCGGCGGTACTCCATGCTCGACCCCTCGACCCTGGATACCGAGGTGGCCCGTCTGCGCCAGCGGCTGCTCAGCACCGAGGAAGCCCTGAGGAACGCCCTGGAACACAACCAGCAGGTCGACCAGCTGGTCCAGGCCATGCGCAGACATCCGGAAAAAAGCCCG GTTCACGGTGCAAATTCAGCGAACGGAATTCATCACCAGGAGTCGGGCAGCACTCGAGATGTTG GAACAACACTGATATGA
- the clip2 gene encoding CAP-Gly domain-containing linker protein 2 isoform X5 produces the protein MNMLKSSGLKIPGRGPKHSSPVGRTSVGGTSSPIAPKDSTPLKPTTPTKISEEGDDVLGDYTVGEQVWVNGVKLGVIAYLGETQFAPGQWAGVILNDLVGKNDGSVGGVRYFECQPLQGIFTRPSKLTRQPVGEGSDSHSTDSAQTQNQQGGSGAPTGQRVVVTLREGLLNSAVKTGNESGSNMSDSGSVKKGGDKDLRVGDRVLVGGSKMGVIRYMGETDFAKGEWCGVELDEPLGKNDGAVAGTRYFQCLPKFGLFAPIHKVIRIGFPSTSPAKAKKSKRMAMGVSSLAHSPSSSSISSVSSVASSVGGRPSRAGLLTETSSRYARKISGTTALQEALKEKQQHIEQLLAERDLERAEMAKATSHICEVEKELSVLKAQHVQYVTENESAVQQVKAMLASTQKDKLELANQLEEEKRKVEDLQFRVEEESITKGDLEGRCTHDAVSLRLGKRTKQTTVEEQSRIMQLEEELTLRRAEIEDLRAKLRGTDATLQQGNETDAAPGTETQPETLLLREQLLSAGRERYKESSELKEKYESALAASQQEVDSLKVVVDKQNLEITEMKQKVQQATKENMEMMDTWKVKFDSLVSDHQKSLEGLKASLCGDRATPEGQEQDAQELRATLESLKMEHQLEVENLKAKHKIEAAILTKEREDLCTRLQEAKDQLAEGSQTWRAEVEAKSSKHALEEATGKLQKAEQRLAEMERHHTEQDKSAEELRGRLELSEKKMTDYQALQKAQAESQEEIQKLEEKLRVTANQLQAIQADRYMSRDANVIEDNEISDEKMKLKQNIEETMEKLLKREKEVSTLTSQVEALKSQLGALEGKVRSGEKRAEALAKEKMRVEAELETMTKKSHDASGQLVSISQDLLKKERSLNELRVLLLESHRHSRDMEKDLNREVHKAEWKVKEQKLQDDIKTLREKLLLLGRERSSPDHRRYSMLDPSTLDTEVARLRQRLLSTEEALRNALEHNQQVDQLVQAMRRHPEKSPVHGANSANGIHHQESGSTRDVEILSYSLLGTTLI, from the exons gcaCTCCACTGAAGCCCACCACACCGACTAAAATCTCTGAAGAAGGCGATGACGTTTTGGGGGATTACACCGTTGGTGAACAGGTCTGGGTCAACGGCGTCAAACTAGGGGTCATCGCCTACCTTGGGGAGACCCAGTTTGCCCCTGGACAGTGGGCGGGCGTGATACTGAATGACCTAGTTGGCAAAAACGATGGTTCAGTGGGTGGCGTGCGCTACTTCGAGTGCCAGCCCCTCCAGGGCATCTTCACGCGCCCCTCAAAGCTCACCCGGCAGCCGGTCGGAGAGGGGAGCGACAGCCACTCCACCGACTCGGCCCAGACTCAGAACCAGCAGGGCGGCAGCGGCGCCCCCACTGGCCAGCGGGTAGTGGTGACCCTTAGAGAGGGCTTGCTCAACAGTGCCGTGAAAACGGGAAATGAGTCGGGGTCCAACATGTCTGACAGCGGTTCAGTTAAAAAAGGTGGAGATAAAGATCTGCGGGTTGGAGATCGAGTTTTG GTTGGAGGCTCTAAGATGGGGGTCATACGTTACATGGGAGAGACGGACTTCGCCAAGGGTGAATGGTGCGGGGTCGAGCTAGACGAGCCCCTGGGGAAGAACGACGGCGCAGTAGCCGGCACGAG ATACTTTCAGTGTCTTCCCAAGTTCGGCCTGTTCGCCCCCATCCACAAGGTGATCCGCATCGGCTTCCCCTCCACCAGCCCGGCCAAGGCTAAGAAGAGCAAGCGGATGGCCATGGGAGTGTCCTCTCTGGCCCACAGCCccagcagctcctccatcagTTCAGTCAGCTCGGTGGCCTCCTCTGTGGGTGGACGCCCGAGCCGAGCTGGACTG CTGACGGAGACCTCGTCGCGCTACGCCCGTAAGATCTCGGGCACCACGGCGCTGCAGGAGGCCCtcaaggagaagcagcagcacatcGAGCAGCTTCTGGCCGAGAGGGACCTGGAACGAGCCGAGATGGCCAAAGCCACCAGCCACATCTGCgaggtggagaaggagctgaGCGTCCTCAAAGCGCAGCACGTGCAG TATGTGACGGAGAATGAGAGCGCCGTCCAGCAGGTAAAAGCCATGCTGGCCAGCACCCAGAAGGACAAACTGGAGCTGGCCAATCAGCTCGAAGAAGAGAAAAG GAAAGTGGAGGACCTCCAGttcagagtggaggaggagtcCATCACTAAAGGAGACCTGGAG GGAAGATGCACTCACGATGCAGTGTCCTTGAGGTTGGGTAAGAGAACCAAG CAAACCACGGTTGAAGAGCAGAGTCGGATcatgcagctggaggaggagctcacGCTCCGGAGAGCCGAGATCGAGGATCTGCGGGCGAAACTCAGAGGGACTGACGCAACCCTGCAGCAAGGCAACGAGACAGACGCCGCCCCGGGAACAGAGACGCAGCCAGAGACTCTCCTGCTGCGCGAGCAGTTGCTGTCGGCGGGCCGCGAGCGCTACAAGGAGAGCAGCGAGCTCAAAGAGAAGTACGAGAGTGCGTTAGCAGCAAGCCAGCAGGAGGTCGACTCGCTGAAGGTGGTCGTGGATAAACAGAATCTGGAGATCACTGAGATGAAACAGAAAGTCCAACAGGCCACCAAGGAAAACATGGAAATGATGGACACCTGGAAG GTTAAATTTGACTCTTTAGTGAGTGACCACCAGAAATCTCTGGAGGGTCTGAAGGCGTCGTTGTGCGGCGATCGTGCTACTCCCGAAGGCCAAGAGCAGGACGCCCAGGAGCTGAGAGCCACTCTGGAGAGTCTGAAGATGGAGCACCAGCTGGAGGTGGAGAACCTCAAAGCCAAACACAAGATTGAAGCCGCCATTCTGACCAAGGAGCGCGAGGACCTCTGCACTCGCCTCCAGGAGGCCAAAGACCAGCTGGCCGAGGGCAGCCAGACGTGGAGGGCCGAGGTGGAGGCCAAAAGCAGCAAGCATGCCCTGGAGGAGGCCACGGGCAAGCTGCAGAAGGCCGAGCAGAGGCTGGCGGAGATGGAGAGGCATCACACGGAGCAGGACAAAAGCGCCGAGGAGCTGAGAGGGAGACTGGAGCTGTCGGAGAAGAAGATGACCGACTACCAGGCCCTGCAGAAAGCTCAGGCGGAGAGCCAAGAGGAGATccagaagctggaggagaagctgagggTGACGGCGAACCAGCTGCAGGCCATCCAGGCAGACCGCTACATGTCCCGCGACGCGAAT GTGATAGAAGACAATGAAATTTCAGACGAGAAGATGAAGCTAAAACAGAATATTGAAG AAACGATGGAGAAGCTgttgaaaagggaaaaggaggtCTCGACTCTCACTTCCCAGGTTGAAGCCCTCAAATCGCAGTTGGGAG CTCTGGAGGGCAAAGTCCGCTCAGGGGAAAAGAGGGCTGAGGCCCTGGCTAAGGAGAAGATGCGCGTGGAGGCGGAGCTGGAGACCATGACCAAGAAGTCCCATGATGCCTCTGGGCAGCTGGTCAGCATCAGCCAGGACCTGCTGAAGAAAGAGAG GAGCCTTAATGAATTGAGGGTGTTACTCCTGGAATCTCATCGCCATTCTCGGGACATGGAGAAGGACCTGAACCGGGAGGTGCACAAAGCTGAGTGGAAGGTCAAGGAGCAGAAACTTCAGGACGACATCAAGACCCTGCGAGAGAAGCTGCTCCTGCTG GGCCGGGAGCGCTCGTCACCCGACCACCGGCGGTACTCCATGCTCGACCCCTCGACCCTGGATACCGAGGTGGCCCGTCTGCGCCAGCGGCTGCTCAGCACCGAGGAAGCCCTGAGGAACGCCCTGGAACACAACCAGCAGGTCGACCAGCTGGTCCAGGCCATGCGCAGACATCCGGAAAAAAGCCCG GTTCACGGTGCAAATTCAGCGAACGGAATTCATCACCAGGAGTCGGGCAGCACTCGAGATGTTG AAATCTTATCTTACTCCCTTCTAGGAACAACACTGATATGA
- the clip2 gene encoding CAP-Gly domain-containing linker protein 2 isoform X6: MNMLKSSGLKIPGRGPKHSSPVGRTSVGGTSSPIAPKDSTPLKPTTPTKISEEGDDVLGDYTVGEQVWVNGVKLGVIAYLGETQFAPGQWAGVILNDLVGKNDGSVGGVRYFECQPLQGIFTRPSKLTRQPVGEGSDSHSTDSAQTQNQQGGSGAPTGQRVVVTLREGLLNSAVKTGNESGSNMSDSGSVKKGGDKDLRVGDRVLVGGSKMGVIRYMGETDFAKGEWCGVELDEPLGKNDGAVAGTRYFQCLPKFGLFAPIHKVIRIGFPSTSPAKAKKSKRMAMGVSSLAHSPSSSSISSVSSVASSVGGRPSRAGLLTETSSRYARKISGTTALQEALKEKQQHIEQLLAERDLERAEMAKATSHICEVEKELSVLKAQHVQYVTENESAVQQVKAMLASTQKDKLELANQLEEEKRKVEDLQFRVEEESITKGDLEQTTVEEQSRIMQLEEELTLRRAEIEDLRAKLRGTDATLQQGNETDAAPGTETQPETLLLREQLLSAGRERYKESSELKEKYESALAASQQEVDSLKVVVDKQNLEITEMKQKVQQATKENMEMMDTWKVKFDSLVSDHQKSLEGLKASLCGDRATPEGQEQDAQELRATLESLKMEHQLEVENLKAKHKIEAAILTKEREDLCTRLQEAKDQLAEGSQTWRAEVEAKSSKHALEEATGKLQKAEQRLAEMERHHTEQDKSAEELRGRLELSEKKMTDYQALQKAQAESQEEIQKLEEKLRVTANQLQAIQADRYMSRDANVIEDNEISDEKMKLKQNIEETMEKLLKREKEVSTLTSQVEALKSQLGALEGKVRSGEKRAEALAKEKMRVEAELETMTKKSHDASGQLVSISQDLLKKERSLNELRVLLLESHRHSRDMEKDLNREVHKAEWKVKEQKLQDDIKTLREKLLLLGRERSSPDHRRYSMLDPSTLDTEVARLRQRLLSTEEALRNALEHNQQVDQLVQAMRRHPEKSPVHGANSANGIHHQESGSTRDVEILSYSLLGTTLI, encoded by the exons gcaCTCCACTGAAGCCCACCACACCGACTAAAATCTCTGAAGAAGGCGATGACGTTTTGGGGGATTACACCGTTGGTGAACAGGTCTGGGTCAACGGCGTCAAACTAGGGGTCATCGCCTACCTTGGGGAGACCCAGTTTGCCCCTGGACAGTGGGCGGGCGTGATACTGAATGACCTAGTTGGCAAAAACGATGGTTCAGTGGGTGGCGTGCGCTACTTCGAGTGCCAGCCCCTCCAGGGCATCTTCACGCGCCCCTCAAAGCTCACCCGGCAGCCGGTCGGAGAGGGGAGCGACAGCCACTCCACCGACTCGGCCCAGACTCAGAACCAGCAGGGCGGCAGCGGCGCCCCCACTGGCCAGCGGGTAGTGGTGACCCTTAGAGAGGGCTTGCTCAACAGTGCCGTGAAAACGGGAAATGAGTCGGGGTCCAACATGTCTGACAGCGGTTCAGTTAAAAAAGGTGGAGATAAAGATCTGCGGGTTGGAGATCGAGTTTTG GTTGGAGGCTCTAAGATGGGGGTCATACGTTACATGGGAGAGACGGACTTCGCCAAGGGTGAATGGTGCGGGGTCGAGCTAGACGAGCCCCTGGGGAAGAACGACGGCGCAGTAGCCGGCACGAG ATACTTTCAGTGTCTTCCCAAGTTCGGCCTGTTCGCCCCCATCCACAAGGTGATCCGCATCGGCTTCCCCTCCACCAGCCCGGCCAAGGCTAAGAAGAGCAAGCGGATGGCCATGGGAGTGTCCTCTCTGGCCCACAGCCccagcagctcctccatcagTTCAGTCAGCTCGGTGGCCTCCTCTGTGGGTGGACGCCCGAGCCGAGCTGGACTG CTGACGGAGACCTCGTCGCGCTACGCCCGTAAGATCTCGGGCACCACGGCGCTGCAGGAGGCCCtcaaggagaagcagcagcacatcGAGCAGCTTCTGGCCGAGAGGGACCTGGAACGAGCCGAGATGGCCAAAGCCACCAGCCACATCTGCgaggtggagaaggagctgaGCGTCCTCAAAGCGCAGCACGTGCAG TATGTGACGGAGAATGAGAGCGCCGTCCAGCAGGTAAAAGCCATGCTGGCCAGCACCCAGAAGGACAAACTGGAGCTGGCCAATCAGCTCGAAGAAGAGAAAAG GAAAGTGGAGGACCTCCAGttcagagtggaggaggagtcCATCACTAAAGGAGACCTGGAG CAAACCACGGTTGAAGAGCAGAGTCGGATcatgcagctggaggaggagctcacGCTCCGGAGAGCCGAGATCGAGGATCTGCGGGCGAAACTCAGAGGGACTGACGCAACCCTGCAGCAAGGCAACGAGACAGACGCCGCCCCGGGAACAGAGACGCAGCCAGAGACTCTCCTGCTGCGCGAGCAGTTGCTGTCGGCGGGCCGCGAGCGCTACAAGGAGAGCAGCGAGCTCAAAGAGAAGTACGAGAGTGCGTTAGCAGCAAGCCAGCAGGAGGTCGACTCGCTGAAGGTGGTCGTGGATAAACAGAATCTGGAGATCACTGAGATGAAACAGAAAGTCCAACAGGCCACCAAGGAAAACATGGAAATGATGGACACCTGGAAG GTTAAATTTGACTCTTTAGTGAGTGACCACCAGAAATCTCTGGAGGGTCTGAAGGCGTCGTTGTGCGGCGATCGTGCTACTCCCGAAGGCCAAGAGCAGGACGCCCAGGAGCTGAGAGCCACTCTGGAGAGTCTGAAGATGGAGCACCAGCTGGAGGTGGAGAACCTCAAAGCCAAACACAAGATTGAAGCCGCCATTCTGACCAAGGAGCGCGAGGACCTCTGCACTCGCCTCCAGGAGGCCAAAGACCAGCTGGCCGAGGGCAGCCAGACGTGGAGGGCCGAGGTGGAGGCCAAAAGCAGCAAGCATGCCCTGGAGGAGGCCACGGGCAAGCTGCAGAAGGCCGAGCAGAGGCTGGCGGAGATGGAGAGGCATCACACGGAGCAGGACAAAAGCGCCGAGGAGCTGAGAGGGAGACTGGAGCTGTCGGAGAAGAAGATGACCGACTACCAGGCCCTGCAGAAAGCTCAGGCGGAGAGCCAAGAGGAGATccagaagctggaggagaagctgagggTGACGGCGAACCAGCTGCAGGCCATCCAGGCAGACCGCTACATGTCCCGCGACGCGAAT GTGATAGAAGACAATGAAATTTCAGACGAGAAGATGAAGCTAAAACAGAATATTGAAG AAACGATGGAGAAGCTgttgaaaagggaaaaggaggtCTCGACTCTCACTTCCCAGGTTGAAGCCCTCAAATCGCAGTTGGGAG CTCTGGAGGGCAAAGTCCGCTCAGGGGAAAAGAGGGCTGAGGCCCTGGCTAAGGAGAAGATGCGCGTGGAGGCGGAGCTGGAGACCATGACCAAGAAGTCCCATGATGCCTCTGGGCAGCTGGTCAGCATCAGCCAGGACCTGCTGAAGAAAGAGAG GAGCCTTAATGAATTGAGGGTGTTACTCCTGGAATCTCATCGCCATTCTCGGGACATGGAGAAGGACCTGAACCGGGAGGTGCACAAAGCTGAGTGGAAGGTCAAGGAGCAGAAACTTCAGGACGACATCAAGACCCTGCGAGAGAAGCTGCTCCTGCTG GGCCGGGAGCGCTCGTCACCCGACCACCGGCGGTACTCCATGCTCGACCCCTCGACCCTGGATACCGAGGTGGCCCGTCTGCGCCAGCGGCTGCTCAGCACCGAGGAAGCCCTGAGGAACGCCCTGGAACACAACCAGCAGGTCGACCAGCTGGTCCAGGCCATGCGCAGACATCCGGAAAAAAGCCCG GTTCACGGTGCAAATTCAGCGAACGGAATTCATCACCAGGAGTCGGGCAGCACTCGAGATGTTG AAATCTTATCTTACTCCCTTCTAGGAACAACACTGATATGA